The sequence ACAAATTTTTagcataaattttatgaaaatattagtcTAAAAAAGAGccaataaattgaattattattcaattttaatgttgtttataaacattaattattcagtcattaatctattataaatattaaaatggaattttaattgaatttttgggTAACTGCCCATTCAGtgaactgttaaataaataaaaaattactaattaaaccaaattacttaaaaacaaaattggtaaAAATGGTGAATAATGTCAAAAGCTAAACTTCAAAGAATACAAACGTTGTATGAGTAAGCACAGAACAACCTTCACcatgaaaaacatttatatgtgATTGCATAGCATAAAATACACATCTATACTTGTTAGTtctcaataaaacaaattaatataagttagAAAATTGACACAGATCTGCATCTGTAGTTACCCTGCAGAATTTATAATGAATGCATATTGATGGCCACAACATTTAATgtgttaaattcaaaaaaatgatttttttcatttcaaactaACCACTTTTAAgcttgcaaaatttattttttcattccatgaaaactatttgtaataatattaataagtactGAATTGTTGATTATAAAAACTATTGTCAGTTTAATTCTTTTCCCCtttacagaattttctttttcaatgtacattatatgtacttatttaaatatacaattaataaaatgacatcaTTTCCATCTAGAATCTAATGAAAACAAAGTACAAGTAGTCATAGAAATAGATGATGCcaataaatcaataaagttgtaaataagacaagaaatattgtttgtaatagaatattaattgtCTAGGTTAAAACACAACATCAATGGGAGGATAAGGGGGGAAAAGTATGTCAAATGAGGCAACAAGGGTCAATCAAATGAAGTAAACAGCTGAAAAATTTGGAATACACAATATACCTTCAGAATTGacaattccatttttaaaatttcatcttccGTACAAGCTCCATCAGTAACATATGCAAACTCAGCTACTTTGGGTGGATAAATTTCCTCGACCTTAGAAGCTATCAGAAGGCAAGTAAttcctgaaattaaaataaaattaaaaatattatagtataaatattacaaatatcgtgacaaactattttttttttttgttttctaaaatgaatagcacaatgttacaataaaatattctttgcaATTAATTGAAcacaaaattagataatttaaaaaacctgaatGAGACTAACACAccaaattgattatttattatttaaagctttgcattttgttgaacaaaaaattttcacACACATCTTTGGCAACAGTCAAACTCATGATTAACCCAGATACAATAAATATctggataaatttttatatgaataaaacaaaaaaaaagtaaataatctttgcaattttctatataaaaaagtgaaattcattaatatatgaaaaaattaaattacaaagcaCCACTTTAGGTTGTTTacagttatttcaaaattaaatacaaaagtatGACTATACATCAAAATTGCAATAAGTCTTTTAacagcaaaatttgtttaaataatttattgcatactttttaaagttattaatcaGAAAGCATTGGTACAAAACTGTTAATGATTTTCTAATAGCCAcactatgaaatattttacttatacaaaataatatttttataaaaatcttttagtatTACGAATTTCAGTAATTCATATTGGACCTGATCTTCATTAGTAGTgaattttagagtaatttttcaacatcaaagtcaattattttttattctaatttttaataatgttttcaatattgatattagaatataaatacttatataaatgttttcactTTTATGTGTCTTATTATGTATTAGGTGTaaagtagttattattttattatgtttcgatatttgtgttttataaatatatttattaaagcagTAACATATCCATCTTCAACCGCTACATGTTTTATAatgcttatttcattatttaactttattatatttgcaCTAGATTGCTctgttaatatttgtaaaagtgttaattttacgAGAACAAaggtaaattgatttttatgaattgttatattattaaatgattaacagtacagaggaatatgaatcttaaaaagattaatttcaatagatatatatatatatatatatacatacacatacaaaataaatatgaattcttACCTATAagttgcaattgctgttttggtACAGCAGATTTGGCAGTGAGATATCTGTCTAAATAATCCATTGTGAGGTAGTATGTCTCTCTGTGGAGTTTATAAACTTCACAAACCTATAAAGAGTTATatcaaacatataaataaaacaagatatacTAACTAAATACAACTACCAACTAAAGAGgcaatataatcaataaaagaaaactaaatctgCTGCTGAAcgttatgaaaatgtttaatcctgacacaaaattaaaaaaatctatcattatatttttattaaaacactacTACTCCACTATCTTTTTCTAGTCACAATCCATTTTAATCAAGAAATACCTTGAAAATAGCCAAATATTCTACTCAAATTTATACCTAAGGTAGAGTCTGTGACATGGCacaatgaattaatataaaaagacttTTCCATTATCAGCTAATAGGTGAATACCAACCCCAtaacacttttaataattttagtgtatttaaaaaaaaataatacctctaTAATCCAGTCAAGGAGAACAGCACGCATTCGAGGTTGTAAGTTTGGATGCTGAGCAAAAAGATCAGGATCTCTAGCAGCAAGTGATTCTTCATCTTTCATTAACATCATATCCCAAAGTTCTTCAGAATTTGCCCACCTTAACTGTGGGAGGGGTAGTCTCTTTTCATTTGACTTggattttctgataaaaaacaatccagaattacaaaataaaaggaaattatccTGCAATAAAGTATTACTATTACCTGCAAGTAGAGTGGTGGCCATAATGCATGCAGTTAAACAAAATAGTTATCAGTCTGCttaaaacaatagttattttGGTACAAAAtgagaaattgtttttaataattaaccattatttaaatactaagcacgtattaaaataatataaagaactaATCAACCAAAAATATGgatgaaaattaaaactcaaaatataaattttaagtattttaaattgtaactgaAATTCAATTAATAACTGAAGTAAACAGCAAAAAGTGTACAAAATCAAAACCTTAATCAGATTCCCATAAGAAAAACAACTACTTCTATATtcatgcttaaataaaaaaatatataaaatttagcagTCAGCTCTGTCTGTGGAATTGTAGAATAGAACACACCTACATAAAAACGAAACttataaaacttaagatttagTGTACTTCTTTTACATAAGATAATACATTATATACTAAAATGCAATTACAATATTAAACTACATAACAATAATATTCTAGAGGAAACCCTTGCTaaccataaatattaataaattaaattacttagatgaagatgaagaaggtGTTGTTTTTAAAGATCCTGGAGTAAGTTGTCCATAAACTTCTTTTGTCTCAGTAAACTGTTTAGAAGTTGTCGGTTTATCATAATCTATAATATCATCATAACATTCAACAACAGATCCAAAATCGGATTCATCATCCTCATCATCAGTCAACTCCTGTTGGAATGAACTGTGAACATCTGTTTCTGATAATATACTACGGGGATTGCTATCACAATCGGATATTGATAATctgtaacagaaaataataaatttcaaagaattattacaaataagttaacaatttagaaaaaaccttagtattaacaaaaacaattaagtaTTAACTTGAATCACAAGCACAAGAATTATTTCAAAACTGACTTTGAAAAAACTGGTTGTAACAATAACTCAAATGTACACAATAAAGTCATCATTTTTACAAGCTAATCTGCTATCCATTCTGCTCAGTGCTAGTAAAGCAGGAATTGATGAACtcactcctgctaatggaagggCACAACTGGTCTGTTTTTGTAAACAGAAAACAACACCAAAGAACCAATTacaattttaccttttttgtaagtGACAGCACTCATACAAAAGGTGTAACAAAGCAAGTTTATACATAAAATCGACATTACATTTTACCACCAACAGCCGTTACATTCCACAATATCAtcacatatataaaatacagatcTATCATACTTGAACACATAAGTGTGTTAACTcaagaacaaaaattatacatattccaAATCTAGCGATGCTTTAGAACTTCTAGAAACAGATGTATTACAGATATAAAGTGTTGATTTTCCAATGGTAGCATTTTGAAATGTACTGTATCAGcacaagaaaactttttttttaaatttctcacttCTGATGTTACAAAGGGCAAACAAATTTTCATGATGAAGGCAATAGGAGGTATGATGTTCAAACAAATTATGTTGTTGAACAAGTGAATTCAATAAGTTCAGAGTAAAAATCCATCACAGTATTTCAGACATGGGATTTTCAGATAAACAACAGTACtatcataaattatgtttaagaTGGATCCTGAAAATGTTTAACTGCTGCACACAAAAATTAAAGGATGGCATCTGCACATCCATTAATGGAGTATTATGAGGGTACACATGTTTTTCCTTATCATGAATGGGGATTACATGTATTTCTAAGATAAACATAATCAAAACACCAGTCAATTTCATGCTGTCATTTGACTTCATCAAACACGAAAAAGTAgacatagtaaataaaaaaaataatgtagttccAGCGATCAAAAAGGTGTTCTTCAGAAGGGTTTTATGGAGCTGAGAACAAAAATCATGCTTAAGTTGTGCTATGATGCTTTTATGATGTATCATTCAGAACTGGTTATGTGGGATTGCTGACCCACAAATCCAACTAAGAACTTCAGGATCACcagaaatgtattgaaaatttgTAGAAACAGAgataatcctaccctactaaacagCATTTGTATGTCTGTGTGTGCATcaccttagcttagcaccggaatgtaccaatCACTAGTAGAAACTCCCaattcattagtacatgtctcgtggtggttagGTGTACACttgttatactattatatatcgatatactgtgtatatatatatattatatatatcaaaacttagggaaaatttaatttagtactttttaaccggatccaaATTTTCAGATGAAATAGCAAATATCACAAAAATGGTCAGTCCTAGCACTCTGAATAGTTTTTCAACCCCCCTCAACGACACCCTGTCCACTCCCAGTGGTACCTGAtggataatattttcatgtacCCCAGGGCACCATTTGGAAATTGggggagggggtgcgatggggtgccaccgtaaaaTCTCAGCAACCATTCgtctgattttcacgattcaaatggcgtatgtatcagcaggtgaAGGGCTAACTATTTAACGCATGGGTACTCTCTTGATAAACCAGATCTTGATTGTCCAGAAATTAAATCATCGAGtcctgttttgattgcactcatccACCATAGAACGTACAGATTCAATCTTTCGCTAAATATGCTCAAACATGTACACTATTGCAGCTGTAAagcataaatttatgaaaactaaaaagtagaaaataaaaaatatataaaaaaactttttaaaagccACTCTTACATTAAAtgcactaaagaaaaaaaaagtatgtaattttttttttaaaaacaccacttaaatgcactaaaatataagaaataattttaggacggtatctcagaatggatttcaCAAGCGTTGTtcgtgatatgtaagattatgtgaaagtcataggttcaaattaaaaattttctgtttttgccaattttttcttgtgtgatgaatggcctaaagagtggaggtttgcaccccactctttaggccaaaTCATAGCTTTAGGAAAactcatagcttcaaattaaaaattaaatcaaatttttaatttgaagctatgactttcacataatcttacatatcaccatcaaaacatgttgtcaaatccattctgagataccatcctaaaattgttttttaccttttaatacattttatttaagagtggtgttttattacatattttttatttatttatttatgtgattgtttttcttcataaaataatgaactataaccaaaaagtaggcacctgAATGTATCTATCATTAGTcgggaaaatcctgattcgttagtatcaatttccagagttaaatttctaataactTCCATTATATCAAttgtcattcaaaaaaaaaattttacacaagaggtaatcaattttccATAATCCCAATCCCTAATCCCATTCCTAATAATAAtccctaataatcccattccgagatgcTGCCCTCCAGGGCAACCCACCTGGAGGGCCTAGCTGTGGAGGCATGCTGTAGGCACACCCTGCAgctaatatagaaataaaaatgtccaTTACTAATAACATACACCATAATCTTAGTTGTCTTTCCTACCACATGATGTAGAAGTAGTTTGGTTAAAAACTGCACAGCTAACAGAATTGAAATTCTAAGTGGTAATTTAAATCATGCATTATAAAAAAGATCATTCCACGACATGAGTAAGTGCTTAGAAAACAatgatttccaaatttttttctctaatttttttaacaatcaatcCTACtccaatatttataatattattatatgatgacgttaaaacttttattatattattttgtgtatgatGAGATAAaatgcagaaaccataatattaACTAGATGTTACTTTCTCTAGTAATTAGTTTGCTTATCCCAAAATAAGATAACTTTTAACAGATATCCTAacataatttagtcttttgaGACTTTAATCCAGCTTTTTTATAGATTagtcaatatttaataataattaaatatttattaatatttaataatatttatttaataattcctgGAGGATGAATCTAGACTGTCAATTAGAGGTAGAGactaatgttttaataataatatttaatatgttaatgaaacCAAAAAACTTGTCCAATGTTATTCTACCATCtatcttcattaaaattattttctgcaattCATACTTTGGTAGTACTttagtaataaatcttttttaaaaaaagaagaaatcctaagagagaataataataaagcacttcaatttttaaagaatgctaaaaattgataattaaatcaaattttaaatcttaacatACCCTAACACAATGTTACAacacagtaaatattaaaaataatattaaacaataaaaatatttataacattaacctAATAACTTAACTGCTGAATGTcctatttaaaaactgtataatacatattttttttttaatgaatacagtAATTATGCTGATATatcattaactaataaataataataaatcagcaataaattaacataatatagaGCTACTAACCTCTCTTGTCCACTAATTAAGTCAACAATTGAATTGTCTTGCTCATTTCCATTCTTGCACTCAAATAATGACAATTCTGATAAAGGAAGACGTTCACACTCCACATCAACAGCTGAATTTGAAGAACCATTATCTTCATTAGCAAAGAGTGCATCCTAAAAGAAAAGCACGCAATTATTGCAACGCCATAAGCATgagtaataatttcattttttattcagtttttttcaatttcacaGATTTTACAAGTTTATATCAAGGTTTTGACTAAAAACTTGTTAAGTGCTTATTATCtagtttcttttaaatgtaaattttaatgataaaattatttttattttaataaagaaatttaatcataatCAGATCTTTGACATTCTCAACACCAAAAAAGAGTGATACTAAAAGAAGATACAAAGTAAAAtgacagtaaatatattttaattattaatggccacctttttttaaagtacttttactAGATAATACAACACACTCGTTTTACTGGATTTTTACACAGGAAACTATTACATTTGTTCTGCAACTTTGTGAGAGCATTATGCAAAAacaagtaacaaatttaaaagtttagcTAAAAATAGAGGTTACAGAATCgatcttttaatttagtttcagagttaaacaaattttttaccggCTAAGAATCCAATAAAACATATGTagctataactaaaaaaataaaaataaaaaaaatagtttacctaGAGCaaaggacttttttaaaaatcataaacatatctgttcttttaaatttatgtccttccgcccccccaaaaaaaatacaataatgcaTTTTACAAAAGACAGTAAATTATCTCTCGTTTCCAAATGCAGTAAATTCTAACTATGATAAATAAAATCCAGAGTGCTAGTTAAAATGATAAACTATGCCTATTCTGGTTCATACAACAACATACTTTCTTAACatattgttcttatttttaatcctttctttCCCATTATTGATCCTGCACAACAGGTCTATGTTCTTACTGAGAATGCCAGGACCTGAAAAGCCACTATACTTAACATTTGCAGTATAGGGAGGATGCCTGCGATCAATTAGGAAATTTTCCTGTCCTACTGatttgtcttttgttttttggTAAAGAAAGCTAAGCCTCCTAATCCTCCCAAAATCAAATCTAATTCTTTATCTGGAcctgtgttttatttaatgtttttttcacaccaaacaaaatttatctggaaattaaattactaaggtaataaattaaataacaaaattaaaaatacgcatACCTCATCACCATCCTTCCGTTTCTTTTCTTCGTTCCATGGTATGTTTTCatcattctgtaaaattattaaattaacaataataaaaaaggatagaTAAACAgtatattcgagaaattaaatcagaaactagaaaaaattaacaaatgaaattgtaatcataacgtaaatatacataaatagaattaaccatacaattttattactagATTATACTGCAAAACAAGCTGTAACTGTCGCAGTTTTAGAGGTTTTTCTTGCGTACGCTGAAAATTCTAGAGTGGCATTAGTTAAACTTCAGGTAAACAAAATACAACATTAATTCAAgagtacaaattaaattaaaagaaaacaactcTTGATTCAAAGATCTAGAGCATAATGAACCATCAATGTTAATCCTATTTGTTATTCATCTAAAGattgaattataaaacaaatttttaaattaggcaACAAAGTATTAGCATTAAATATGACTGTTGATAATTGGatactttccaaaaaaaaaagcgCACCTGAAAATTACAAATAGCAACTGCTAGAATTTCAAAATGGAgccagataaaaaattaaaataattatgataaatctATATCGCATCTCATATTATAAAATTGGATACTCTCAAAATCAGATGTTTATCCTCAGGAAAAAAGTTAGATGTTTagcatacaattttaataaactatattaaaacatATGTTCCAAAAATCTACCTTTACTTCTGAGTACATAGTTTACTATCAGCTCCTTATAAGAAGATGTTATCAAAAAAtgagagttttaatttttataaaaaaaaacgaatttatttattattctacaagGGCTATCTTTTAAGTAAGGTCtactttttaatacaaa comes from Lycorma delicatula isolate Av1 chromosome 3, ASM4794821v1, whole genome shotgun sequence and encodes:
- the CycE gene encoding cyclin E isoform X1, translating into MMLEPSSQLSRSSVLKRKRRSSNSSESNDENIPWNEEKKRKDGDEDALFANEDNGSSNSAVDVECERLPLSELSLFECKNGNEQDNSIVDLISGQERLSISDCDSNPRSILSETDVHSSFQQELTDDEDDESDFGSVVECYDDIIDYDKPTTSKQFTETKEVYGQLTPGSLKTTPSSSSSKKSKSNEKRLPLPQLRWANSEELWDMMLMKDEESLAARDPDLFAQHPNLQPRMRAVLLDWIIEVCEVYKLHRETYYLTMDYLDRYLTAKSAVPKQQLQLIGITCLLIASKVEEIYPPKVAEFAYVTDGACTEDEILKMELSILKALGWELSPVTVNNWLSTYLQLCYKDKARHSLGFIFPQFAGDLFKRISQLLDLATLDINCLKYSYSILAASCLYLTCSKSLALRVTGLEEEDVELCVDWMRAFWEVLQEEFPEQRKSKSLPPGPNKGNVLNDEHNLLTHSVTLEMLEAGQAKLSLPEKSQQELNLLTPPSSSKKQSQTSHYT
- the CycE gene encoding cyclin E isoform X2 → MMLEPSSQLSRSSVLKRKRRSSNSSESNDENIPWNEEKKRKDGDEDALFANEDNGSSNSAVDVECERLPLSELSLFECKNGNEQDNSIVDLISGQERLSISDCDSNPRSILSETDVHSSFQQELTDDEDDESDFGSVVECYDDIIDYDKPTTSKQFTETKEVYGQLTPGSLKTTPSSSSSKKSKSNEKRLPLPQLRWANSEELWDMMLMKDEESLAARDPDLFAQHPNLQPRMRAVLLDWIIEVCEVYKLHRETYYLTMDYLDRYLTAKSAVPKQQLQLIGITCLLIASKVEEIYPPKVAEFAYVTDGACTEDEILKMELSILKALGWELSPVTVNNWLSTYLQLCYKDKARHSLGFIFPQFAGDLFKRISQLLDLATLDINCLKYSYSILAASCLYLTCSKSLALRVTGLEEEDVELCVDWMRAFWEVLQEEFPEQRKSKSLPPGPNKGNVLNDEHNLLTHSVTLEMLVSSLEGGRTS